The nucleotide sequence GAGCGGCCGCGATCTCGGGCTTGGATGTCGGGATCTTCGCCAGGTTCTCAGGGGTGCTCATGCTGCGGCCTCCGAGACGGTCCACACGCGCTCGGTGGTCGACATCTTCACGAACACCGTGGTCTCGCCACTGCCAGCAGGGACCCGACCGGACCAGTCGTGACGAATCAGCAGCCCGATCGCGTCAGCGACGTAGGCCCGGGCATCCTCGCTCAGGTAGAGCGCATCGGCGATCAGCTGTGCCGCGACAAGCCCAGCGGGCTCGATCTCCAGCAGCACAGCGGGTCGACGCTCCGGGGCCCCATGAGCGAGACGAACGTCCGTCCCCGCGCTCACCTTGAAGCCGTGCACGTCCACGTTCGGGACACACTCCAGGATGTTTGCGGCCCAGGTCAGATCCCACGACTTCGCGGTACTCATCGGGCACCCCCGGCGATGTTCGAGGCGGCCGAGAGAGCCGACGTCATCGCCGTCTCGATCCCGTCCAGGATCGGCGCGCCGATCGTGGTCGAGGCCAACGAGAGACCGAGGACCGCACCGAAGGCGAGGACACCCGGGTGGGTGCCGCCCCAGCGGACCATGAAGACAGCGACGATCAGGAAGATGATGAACAAAGGTGCGGTAACCATGACTAGATATGCCTTTCAGGCGGCCTCGGCCGGGACGGCCGGGCGAGGGTCGGTGATCGTGTAGACAGGCGCGGCCGAGATCGCCGCGTCGTGGTTGGCCTGCTGGACCAGCAGGTGCAGCAGTGCCGTCATCGCCCGGCGGTGGGCCCGCTTGGCGAGCGCGTCGGCCGGGTCAGCGAGCAGACGGCACTCGGCCTCGACCAGATCGACCTCAGCAGCGATCTGCGGCCACTCGGCTTCAATCGCGGCCAGGTCATCTCCGGTCGGCTCGTCTCGTGTGTTCGCGAAGTGGTCGGTGTGCATCGGGGTGGTTCCTTCCGGGTGATGAGCGGGTGTTGCTTGGTGGCCGGGCCGGGGCTGCCTCTGGGGCTCACCCCGGGCCCGGGGATCGTGGGTCAGGCTCCGTACTTTCGGGAGCGGGCAACCTGACGACCGGCTTCGGTAAGGGCGAACAAGGCATCGCCGGACGGGAAGGACCGGACGCAGCGGATGAGGCCGCGCTCAGCGAGACCCGTGATGACGCGGTGGTGGTGCTTCCGGGTGGCGATCTGGCCACGGTTGACCGTGTCGGCGGTGTCCTTGCGGGTCTGCCAGGCGGCGTACATCGCGTCGAGGGTCTTGCCCTGGTTGGCGGTGATGGTGGCGGTGGTCGTGATCATCTTCATGCCCTTTCCGTGGCCTGGCAGCCGGGTGGCTGCCTGTGTTCTACCTAACAACGGAATGGCTCACCATGTCAACTGTTAGGTAGAAGTTTCTGCGAGAAATTTCCGCTCGGGCTGGGGTCGTGCGACAGTTGTCAGCGAAACTGTTAGGTCAGAACGAGCACACTGAATGGCGAAGGTCGAACTAGGGAGACGCATGACAGACGGGCCAATCGACGCACTGGCGGGTGCGAAGCAGCAGCGGATCGCACGCGACATTCAGAACCAGATCGAGGCGGGGGTCCTACGTGACGGCGAGGTCATGCCGTCGACCCGAACGCTCGCCGAGCAGACGGGTGCGAGCGTCTGGACGGTCAATGAGGCGATGAAGGCACTCGCAGAGATGGGGCTGGTGGAGAACCAGTCGCGTTCGCGCCGGATCGTGCGATCTGCGCACCTCACGCCCAAGGTGAGCGAGGCGGCTCCCCGGGCTCTGCTGATCGGCGGCTACGCGGGTAGCGGCAAGACCGAGCTCGGGCGCATCCTCACCCGGCTGACGGGCTGGATGATCATCGACAAGGACACCATCACCCGCCCAGTTGTCGAGGTGGCTCTTGAGGCGTTGGGGGCTGAGTCGAGCGATCGGGAGTCGGAGACCTATTTGTCAAAGGTCCGGCCGCGTGAGTATGAGGCGCTGATGTCGACGGCGCACGAAAACACGGCATGCGGCGCTGGTGCCGTCGTCACGGCTCCCTTCTTGCGTGAGTTCAAGGACGCGTCGTGGCTCGCGCGCCAGCAGGCGCAGTTTGCGGACGACGGATTACCCATGACCGTCGTGTGGGTCACCTGTGACGCGGACACGATGCTGACCTATGTACGTCGTCGGGGTGCAGCTCGTGACGCGCACAAGCTGGCCACCTGGGACGCGTACATGGAGGCGATTGACCTCACGTTCCGTCCAGTCGTGGACCATCACGTCATCGACAATTCGACATCTGCGGAGCCTCTTAAGGATCAGGCGGCGCGACTGATAGCAACGCTCGCCGAGGTGCCCGCGAAATGACTCGCGGGGTGATCCTCTACGGTCCGCCGGCCGCTGGGAAGGACACCGTCGACGCTGCCCTTCGAGCGCTGTCGGATGACTACGTCCACTTCGCGCGAATCAAGGTCGGCGAGGGTCGCCGAGAGGGCTACCGAATTACGACCAGCGCCGCGCTCCAAGAACTACGGGAGCGCGGCGGCGTCGTGTGGGAGAACAGCCGCTACGGTGCGACCTATGCGGTTGACAGGCCTGGCCTGATCGACGCGCTCGGCCATGGGGTGCCGGTCCTCCACCTAGGACAGGTCGAGGCGGTCGACGCGGTAGCCACGGCGGTCAGTGGAGCGCGTTGGGTTGTCGTTTCTCTCTGGTGTCCGGAGGATGTCGCAGTCGATCGGTTGCGGCAGCGGGGGAGTGCGGACGTTGCAGAGCGTCTGGAGGCATGGCGGGCGACGCCCGAACTGGGAGAGGCAGACCTCAGGTTCGATACATCCATGGTCGAGCCGCGTGATGCAGCGCGACGTATTGACGCACATGTTCGGAAGGCCTGCACGCTCGCCGATTCATTCCCCCCCGATTCCCCCCGAGGGTGAAACGACATGCAATACATGCAACGCCTGCCAGGTGTTCTCAACCCATAGTTCTGGGTCTCCAAACCTTCGCAATGAGAAGGCCAGGGGTTCGAATCCCCTCAGCTCCACCAAAGAAGAACCCCGCCTGACCTGCGGAAACGCAGAGAGTCAGGCGGGGTTCTTGCTTGTTTGTGCTGCCGTTATTCGGCGGATTCCCCCCGGATTCCCCCCGAGCCGTTCAGGCGGGCCAATCCGGCCTCATCTGCGACGGTCCCGAGGTGGTGCAGATAGATGTTTGTCGTCGCGATTGAGGCATGCCCCATCCATGCCTGAACCGTGGTCGCGGGCACGCCCTTCGCCAGCCACAGGCA is from Nocardioides panzhihuensis and encodes:
- a CDS encoding AAA family ATPase, with the translated sequence MAKVELGRRMTDGPIDALAGAKQQRIARDIQNQIEAGVLRDGEVMPSTRTLAEQTGASVWTVNEAMKALAEMGLVENQSRSRRIVRSAHLTPKVSEAAPRALLIGGYAGSGKTELGRILTRLTGWMIIDKDTITRPVVEVALEALGAESSDRESETYLSKVRPREYEALMSTAHENTACGAGAVVTAPFLREFKDASWLARQQAQFADDGLPMTVVWVTCDADTMLTYVRRRGAARDAHKLATWDAYMEAIDLTFRPVVDHHVIDNSTSAEPLKDQAARLIATLAEVPAK
- a CDS encoding DUF6284 family protein, producing MHTDHFANTRDEPTGDDLAAIEAEWPQIAAEVDLVEAECRLLADPADALAKRAHRRAMTALLHLLVQQANHDAAISAAPVYTITDPRPAVPAEAA
- a CDS encoding phosphotransferase-like protein — protein: MTRGVILYGPPAAGKDTVDAALRALSDDYVHFARIKVGEGRREGYRITTSAALQELRERGGVVWENSRYGATYAVDRPGLIDALGHGVPVLHLGQVEAVDAVATAVSGARWVVVSLWCPEDVAVDRLRQRGSADVAERLEAWRATPELGEADLRFDTSMVEPRDAARRIDAHVRKACTLADSFPPDSPRG